From Venturia canescens isolate UGA chromosome 3, ASM1945775v1, whole genome shotgun sequence:
aaattaccccaaagactaaaaaaaatgttctattgCAGGGTTTACGACAAATATTCCTTCCAAATGATCCCAGTTTTGGGTACCCTCATTGCAGGCCAATGGGAGCCGTATCAGTACTTAGTAGAGAGTATAAGAAAATTTCCCAAGCAAGAAGACTTCAAGGTAAGGGCAATCATTTTTCGACTTAATTGTGTCCGTAATAATTCGTGATATATCTTTATGATGTTAAAAGAGAAAGGAGTTAATTTGACACTCGTATATCAAAGCAACTATATTTCCACCTAACCGTCCAAATGTTTTCTCTGTCCTCAGGATATGATCGAAGAAGCCGGCTTCAGACAAGTGAGTTACAAGAATCTGACATTCGGGATAGTAGCAATTCATTCAggattcaaaatataaaatttgaataaacgatCGTTGAAGCTATTATGTAAAATATGTACATAATAAAAAGCCAGTATGAAAATCAAGCAGCAAAAATCTAATGAGGTTTTCGAGGGGGAGAAAATCGATATCTGGCACGATTTCTTTTTGAGGTCAGAAGGAAAACGTAAGATGAAGGAAACATATGATGGTTTTGCAAtatatttgttgtttttttgcaaagtaAAACGACGATTATTTATATATCTTTAGAGACAACTGTATTAGTATTTAGTATTGGAGAATGCAGCTTCAGACAGAGCAGgtagatatacatatacaaTACAGTCCATCCAAAGGTTCacaacattaaattaatacgGTTTCTCTATTTGAATAGTTAATTTCATGGTGTGTCCCAAATCTCACAGTCACAgatatcattttttctatattcgttttttcaattatcataCGAGTCTTCCATACGCGTTTCAtcctatttgttttttttttttttttttttataatttttgtgAATCGCTTTCGATCAACTAAATTTGCATGAATTATTTGAATGCCCTCGGATCTCTGATACAGCacgaatattattattacggTGGCCTCCTTGATCTACCCATCTCATTAgtgtctgtattttttttgttctcgctTTATCGTGTTTTACAAAACAGCGCGATTGTCACATCTTATAATTAACAATGTTTCCAAACGcgttaaaaaatgtgtatttcTCATGCtattcgtttttatatttttttaatttctcagtTCTCTCTAATTCGAAGGtaacgaaatattcgtatcgaATCGAGAATTACTTATCGTTCGTTCAATAAAGGTGCGATGCTACGTtgcattttcaaaatctttctttcgtttttttttgttttggatCGGATTTCGTAAGACTTTTATGCTGATTGAATTTATTCAGCAATTTTTCGCGTAAAACTATTCTTACAATCTACAAAATTTCGCTCGCGATATCTCATCGAGCTGCTCTATCTTCTTGTTTGTGATGTCTTCTCTTATTCTCTGGGAATCGTAATAAATAATAGAAATCACGTTCCCGCCCAAAGTTtcgcttatttttttctcgaaaaatctttgagcacGAACGTTTGATAATTTATTCCCAATCAACGGGTTCTCCCCTCATTCCCTGACTTTCTGACCTGATTGCTGACACCACCACTCGCTGCCATGAAAAGCGAATAAATTTCTTCATCCTaaataatgtatatttttgatGCATCAGTACGAAAACGTGAACGGAATCAATTGTTTTTCAACTCaatcatcaagttttttttatcgatttgatATAAATACTTCCACCCATGATCGAATTTTCTTTCACGGAAATGTAttccttgaaaattttcgataaagcTATCGATCGCCGATCGAAAAGGAAAACATTGATCccgttgatttttcaatccgCTTGAGATGAAATTTCTTAATCCTGTCTTTCGGACCTTCGTTGAGACTGAAGGACGAACGCAGTCCTGTCAATGACTCTATGCCTCTAACGTACATAATAATATTTGATAGTATGTACACGCATAGGATTGTGATCAAGAAACACGTTCGATCGTCCAATTAATATTTATCGCAATGGAAAACTCTGAATGATGACGCTTCGCGTTGGGACACGCCGTGAATTTGCCTACTAGGCCTTTTTGTGTGCCAAAACAAAGAtatcgataagaaaaaaagtcttattttttcttttcttttctttcaacgCCTACGTATACGATAAATACGTAATGCAGCCGGCATATTAtaaattcatatttatatttaagaTTTCATAAAACTAGTTAATACTAGAGCATTAGTACGAAGACCGAagagatatttttttgtcatttttcatttgtaaaaACTCGCGAGATAACAAATTACctaaacattcaaaaattagattctttTCAATCGATATAGACaacaaaagataaaataaGATTTGGGAATAAAGTAACGTCgtagtaaataaaataatgattagaacaatgagaaataattttatcgaGGATGTTTTTGCCAGTAAAGTCAGGTCGATCGAGTTcaacaaatttcgttatttataaacaattcattttATCACATATTCGACGAtcaattattggtgaaaaaaatttgaaaaaaaaatctatataaATCTTGACCAATCGAGAAcgaataaattattgaatggAGCTCGGTTTTTCTCGTGACAGTGAAAACGAGTCTGATGGATTTCTAGCTTATGTTACTGttataaagaaacaaattttgaaaattttcgaaaacaattggaaacgctatcgctccggtaaggagtctctggcagcacttcgtcataacataaatgtgcttgtctcagagtcgctgccgcgactctagataattGCCCACAGGAATTAGTCCCCATAGAATGTCAAATGTGGTCAacaaaattcgaatgaaaattcatttttaaggtGCTGTTTTACACAAAATCTgaagagtgtaaaaaaaatatcaataattgTGTTACGAAGCGACATCAGATGGAAACAATTGACAGAAAGACTACATCGACATTATTCTTACTCCCTGTACACCCTTATTTCAAGAGAGTCAAGCTATGTCTCATTCAAAGGCAGTACCGACATCTCCGTCAAATGATTAGTCGTCGATCGACATGATTTTGTAATGAGCTCTGGTTCCCTcgatacaataataataataataataataataataataagaaatgaataaaaaaagagtgcCTGAAACTCGTGAATGTACATTAATTTCCTAATAGGACACAAGGGCTGAGATTTCTCTTGCCAACGTATATTACTCTAtgtaaaatcgaatgaaatagcTTTCGCGTGTACGGAATCCTTTTcgtttcatgttttcttttgtccgaCGATATTACAATCTTTTGCATAATATTCACTATAGGatagattgaaaaatatagatAGATTAAAAAACTCCCTATACAGACTCAATCGTGCGTTTATCTCTCGCCGCGTCGAGAGATATTAACTTTATCAAGGAtgtttttaaatatgtattctGTATAATTCGAGCtttgtttgtttgttaaaTCCCGTCCTCCCGCCCCCACGCCTATACACGTCCAGGTTTCTTTATTTCGCGGTTCTCTTACGAAACTAGTGGATTCACCAATCATGACCGCAtctgcttttatttttctttacggTAAGTTATGATAgtgaaatgattttcttttttcacacaACGATACAAGCCACTCGTGCAAAAGAGATTGTTAAATTTCTTGTGTCCgacataaaaattgaattttcgagaacattttcttcctctttttttttttattctaaacacgtgtgtgtgtgtgtgtgtgtgtgcgcgcgcgcgcgcgcgggcgtGCGCGTATGCCACAAGAGTCGGAGGAATATCTCGCGGATAATTGAGCAAGTGAAAATCAAAAGGGAAACATggattttccttcttttcatCATTTATGAGGGAGTCTGCAAAGGACCTATGGCCTTTTGCATTTTCACCTCCTCAATTGGAACACTCTGTGGAATATTGCATCAAGTTGCGCTATGTATAAATACGATATTTATACATACATCGATCGCCAATACAGTTTAGTCGAACGgaggaaaatcatttaaaaaaaaagagcaaaatatattattttcgttttcaatctttctttttttttcgtaatttaacGAGAAACAACTTACACTGAGAGAGACCCCtctattttcgtttgttttatgTCGGGTTAAGTATTCAACGCCCGTGTCCGAAAGATTCACCTCTTCGTATGTGACATTTAACAAAATGCAATTGGTAAGTTTCATGAAATTAacctttcttctctcttttcacTTCTATTATTAggtatcaataataataatattaataataataaaattgcgtAGTTTTTTTGAATACACTATAAACTACTGATATCCCTTTCATTATGCAGATAATATTCAAGTGCgctatacatatatgtacatatatgtatatataaaaaaatctcatgtttaatatttttcgtgttaatgtactttttaatattctttagattataattttaaaataaacaatgaaaaaacggCACTAACGGAATAATCGCAGAATGTTGGTAAAATGTGAATGAATCCCGAAGGCGTAAGTCACGTTCTGCATTGCTTTATCCGCATTCATTGTCGtgcaatatattttattaaaacgcGAGATTTCGAAGTtgttcaaatgaaaattaccAAGTTCGATCAGTGTGTATTCCCTTTCATTATTAATGACAGTCGCTATAAATctttaattattttctcacAATCCGATACTTTCATCGAACACATTCTTCATTGCtcgaattaaaattaaaaaacaaaatcctaTGCCACGGAGGATCCGGAGTTTCGTCGCTTTGTACATAAATTATTACCGCACGGggggatgaaaagaaaaaaaaatgtatgaatttGACAGTCAAAATAACCGCGAGCGTCGAATCGTACACATTATTATACCtaatataaaacaagaacacaacAAAGTTTTTTTGGCATACGCAATACATTTTAACATGTAAGGTAGTATGTCGTATTTTTGTCttgtttttttgtaatttttttccaagatttttttctcttctttactTTCGTCGAACGAACCTCATCCTCGGAGAGTGCTTGTTGtagttgttgttgctgctgctgctgctgtttttGTCTACATATTTAATTTCTACTCGAGCCCACGAGTAAATTCTTTAACATCGAAGGACAGCGTATTGATATTTCTTCTTGCAGGTGGGTGTGTGTCTGAGCCTGTTTTGTGTTCTTGACTAACGTGTCGCATAATTTTTCGCTTTTCTTATCATACCCGGTAGTACGTTCGTTTTTTCCGCTCCTCCACTTCACTCTTTTCTCGCAagaatcaatctctctctctctttctctctctcactctctctctctctctctctctttcgtttaGCTTTTGTTCAAATACAAGTTTGTATATTGTTTATGTATTTAGTTACTTTTACGtgacttgtttttctttctccattgaaacaaatttgtatgtttattttatattatgtGGCATGGCGGTCGCGAGATGGAAGTGGGGGACTGATTGGGACGGGAGGGAGCAGGAACGAGGATAAAATGGCTGGGATACAGAGACTTTTGAATTTGCAGCTTAGCCGCTCTTGAAGAGCAGAATCGCTACCTGGCCCAGGTAAAAGTATATGAAATGTCTTGTTTCGTGCGTAACGTAACTTCCAAAGTTACGCCCAACGATGCAATGCCACGTGGGGTTGTACTTTTTATCGAATTCCTTCTTTATGAACGCTGCGATGTCCTGGAATAAACGTGAAAACGGTTACATTAAACTATTTGTCAATGAATGACAATACTCTTCTGTATCAAATAAATTCCTTCATTCCTTGTTCATTTTTGATTGTAGCAAGttctaaaaaaatgaatcaagtATGGAGAGCTTTGTGAGTCATCAAAGTACTCAATGTTTACAGgtgattggaaaaaatcattctccATTCACTTGGACGATcagaaattccaaaaatatataaattaatGGTAgagcaatttttcattcgaaatatcagcATTGCAATATTACTACGATCCAAGTTTTCGCGACAGTGGAAAACTTCTGAATTTGTGCAGATTTTCGGTAGATCGCGATATACCGAAGATCGATTGGAATTGAACACTGCTGTGCGATATTCAATGCTCACCTTCTCGATGTTGTATTTCTCAAGAGCTTGAGTAGCGCAGTCCACAGCTTCTTGCTGCATCTCCTCGGACATATCGGCATTCTTGATTACGGCTTTACGATCCATTTTGTCGGGtctgaagagaaaaatattgttcaaataatttaattctttttcgcgatttatttttattggtttGGAGCAAGGGACGATGGATATGTTTTGGAAACATTTTTCGAGTAGAAAGATCTTGGGGGAAcaatataaaataattaaaaactgCTGGAATATTATATGTTTTTATAACAATATCGAGATCAAGTAGTGACAAAATCATGAACAAATccaccaggaaaaaaatcatattccgtgaGATTCGAATTTTCCATGCTTTGGATTATAAACGTCGACAATTTGATCGAAAATTCTGAAGGTTACGTATATATTTCGAGATCATCGAACTTATTCACCTTCGATCGTAGTCCGAAAAgtaaaatgatggaaaaaatgattttccagTTCATctcgagaacgaaaaaaaacgttctttccgAATCGTATATTGAAATAGATCAGGAGACGAATTTGTCGTTCGGgtcaa
This genomic window contains:
- the LOC122408263 gene encoding dynein light chain 2, cytoplasmic; the protein is MDRKAVIKNADMSEEMQQEAVDCATQALEKYNIEKDIAAFIKKEFDKKYNPTWHCIVGRNFGSYVTHETRHFIYFYLGQVAILLFKSG